The sequence CGGTGCTGCCGAGGCAACAAAGTCAAAGCTCAGTGAAAATCTGAAGAAGTTGCAGGTGCTATATGGTGGCTCTCATTACTATAGTGAACATATTTTCAAAACTATATTTATGCGACATGATTTTGTACGGCCATATGGAACATGGCTTATAAATTAAAAGTACTGGCTGTGTATGTTTAGGCTTGTCTAAGATAGAAGAAAGCAAAACAGCGAAGGTACTGAAGTTTTGTGAAATTTGTATGCGCAGGGCATCAACATTAGAAGTGCTGAGATGCAGGACCAAGCCAAGTCATTTTCTTCCATGGCTAAAGAGGTGTTGCGATTTTCTGGAAATGACAAACCAAATTCGTGATTGCTTCACTCCACACTTGAAAATGTTTTGCTGGAAATGTATAGCAGATTACAATTCTGAGTATTTTGCGAGACATAAtctatttatttcctttttatggGACTTGGAGTTTTGAGATTTTCTTTActtctttctttctatttattaTATGTAAATGGCACTAAACGTTTGATGTGATTCTTTCTCAGGGATGATAGTTTTAAAGAGAGTGGATGGTGTTTCCTAGTATAAAGTTATGTAGATGCCTCTATAGAATGTTTGCATTTATGTAAATTGAAGTTTATTGTATTCAGTATTGCAGCTCAATACAATCTGATATTCATTTTATTGAAGGCATTTAGACAAATTCGCATCTGCTTTCATGTATAACTTGCTGTAGTTCCACTGTATTCACTGGCATCGTGAAAAGATGAACAAACTTTACAACAGCAAGAAGCCTAAAGCAGAATCATTCACTCCCTCTAGGCTCTTTCCCAAGTTTGAAGTAAATGGAGTGCCTCTGAGACGTGTCTAATCAAATCCTCTTATAAAATGGGAAGAGAACGATTTAGTCATGTTGTGAAAAAGGGTGGAGACATAGTAAGAGATGAACATTTCTGTATATAAGCCTCTGATATTCTAGTTAGGATTCAGAACTTTTTAAGTACAATTTTGGCAGTTGAACAGCCGAATCATTTCTCTAAAGGTGTCATTTTTCTTTCCCCGAGCTCCCCCACGTTCATGTCGATGGTTTCACGGGGAAGTACATTTAACTTGAGAACTGACAGTATTATATGACGTACTGCTTGGAACTCGGTGCTAAATCACCCTGGCTATAAAGCTCACAACTGTAGGAATGGTAAGAGATTCATCCTTGTTCAAAATACGAAACTACCTCTCTTATTAATGCCCAATATCTAATAACTTTCTTCAATGCTCATCGTAACGTCAAAACTCGGAAGATTTATTTAAAACACTAAGTAGGATATGATAAGGAAATGGTCCAATATGTCCATGGGAGGATACAAGTACCACTGCACAAGAAATGGAATATTTTAATGCTCAAGCTAGATTCAAATGGCTGGCGATAAAAGAATAAACGTAAATACTCCAATTCATATTATACTATCTGTTACACGTTACGCTACTTCACAACAAGACAACCCTCGCACTTGAAGGTCCAAGTAGGTGCgttattaaaaaataatgcacATGTCCAAATCAATTTTCCCATTCTACAATAATGTGGACTCTACATGGAAAGGGAAGAAGACTCGAGAGAGAAATAATGAAACAAATTAGGATTATTTGCATAATGTAATAAGGAAATAGACAAGTAAGCTTCCATAGAAACCAATACAACAAACCCAAACAACAACGATATTTTGAATCGAATCATTGCATAATCAAAGGGAAGCTAATCAATTGAAATGTCATCAACACGAAAGGATAATCCCAAAGCTAAATTTTCATTAACACCAACTGAACAGAAACTACATAATCCAACTAGCAATTTCGAGGTAGCTAAACTGAACTTCACTTTTTCCATCCCAACTAAACccccaaaaacaaaaattaaagggaaaaaaacGTAAAAAAGAGGGCATCTATTTATCAAGGGAAGGACTACTACAGATAGCAATTGCTAAATCAACTTCTCCACCATTTTCTGCATTTCACCAGCTGTTAATTGTTTAATCATCATCCTCCTGTGATGAGGAATCAACAATCATCAGTAAACTTCCGTTAACATCACAAAATTCAACGAATAATAGTTGACTTTGTATTCATAAAAATACAAACCTCTTCGCTTCCATCATcgtcctcatcatcatcatggaCCTCAGACTTGGACTTGTCAGATTCGTCCTCATCAGCATCATCGCCAGCAGCCTGTGTAGCACCAGAGTAAAATCAGAAATTAAAAGGCATAAACACACAATTAACAGTTAAAACCAGTAAGAATATTATACTAATATTCACCAGTTTTTTGTTATATGCATCCATGTTCTTCTGGTAATCAGCCTTCCTTTTCTCAGCCTTGGCTTGGTAAGGTGCTTTCTCCTAAAGTAAGTTAACAAACAAGTACAAAGTCAGATTCAATTTGAAGAGAAAATCTTCTAACCATCGCTGAGGATTTAATACTCACAGCTTCTGACATCTGTTTCCACTTATCTCCACCAGCTTTACCAACCTATAAATTTCAGTGTAAAACAAAGATATCGATTAAGCGAAAGGTCAAACGCAAAAATCAACAGATGCTGCTGAAAATTAGGGTAAACTACTCACAATTGCTACAGATTTGTTGCCTGGATGCTTTTCCTTGTACGATTTCCTGAACTCCTCCCTTTATATACCAAAAATCGcagaaacaccattaaacatagtCGGTTTAAACACAGAAATGACCAAATACACAACGATTAGATACATACATGAAAACAAAGAAAGCACTTGGTGGCCTCTTGGGCTTGTTAGGATCCTTTGCAGCTTTCTTCGATTTCTTACTCTCACTAGCCTTCTTCCTTACTCCAAGCCTGTAAACAATTCACcaaaacttaatttaaaaaacCTAGATCTGAAACCGCAACACAAAAACGAATCAAAATCACATCGAAAAAAGAAGACTCACTTGGTATCACCTTTACCCTTCGATTTAGCTCCTTTCATGACGAAACctgcaacaaaaataaaaaatacggtTAAAACCGGTGGCGAACCGGTGGAAAAGGTATAAAACCGGGCGAGTCAGCGCCGTAGGGTTTGTTTACCTTCTAGAGAGAGTATATAAAAAACAAAGCGATATTATTATTCCTCTTTGTGgatttggtgtgtgtgtgtgtttgagtAGTGTGTGGGAAATGGGCTGTATATGAAGGGGCGCGAGAGAGGGACTCTAATAGAATTTTGCCTCTAAAAAATCGAATCGTTCATGGTTTGGGCGGGATTTCGAAAATTCTATTGCCACGTCATCGATCCGCGTGATTGTGTTTTATTGGATACGGAGCTCTTATCTTTGCTGATATTTTGGCTTTGAGGAGTTGTGTTTTCTCTGTGTTTGTTAAAGGGAGGATCCTGGCCGTTGGTGGGGAATGATAGGGGGAGTTTCCGGACATGTGGAGGGATCCGAGGGGTTTGGGTTTTTTTGTAATTTGATATGCATGTGTGGTGGTTTACATGTGTAATGACGAAGTTAACCTTTTGTGTTATGAGGCGGTGTGGTTTATTAAACAAATCTAGACAAATGGAATCATTGGTGCGTGGATCGTGAGTGCGAGGGTTACTTTGGTCATTTCACCACTTGGAAGAATCATTTTCCTTCTAGATATTTTTGTCCTGTTTTCCAAATTTATCTACATCATCATAATTCAATACATAAAATCCGtttaaataagattaaaaaaattattttttagcttaaataattaaaaatttaaaataagtgtttttaaattaagcagataaaTATTTGGATAAAAGTggtgaaactgaaaaaaaattattgatgtgtttggtaaataagtattgtcaatcacttttttattgtcaaaatgacttaaatatccttaaaattgttaacacgtaataaggtgaattatttatgattttaaattctaatacttcaaaaataatttctatttaaatacacTTTCAACATAAAGTAATTATGTcaggtcaatttataaatataagttacttttttatttttaaatattaaaaaatcaaaaatttaagatattttttatataaatatagtattatattgtaatattgcaagtttgtaaacaacataaattttttaggaatgaaacaaactattaaaaagaatcaatttttaaaatttaaataacatgcagAGATTCTATATGAATTATGAACGGACAGAGAAGAACATACCACTCGATTTGTCGATAAAATTTGTGAGTGTTTTCTTATGTAATGATGGATTCtctgaaaataaaggagaaagatgaagaaaaacttgaggaaaaagatgaaaaaaaagccgcagaaagaaaaagaaagaaaaatcaataagggTTACGAAGTTTAGGGTAttattagaattagaagaaaatataagggataaaaaagtaatattttgatcaaatctaaaaagtaaaaagttagGGGTATCGAGCTTtttaatttttgctttttttaatttacttttagcCTTTTTAATTTTACCACACACCTAACAGTATAGCAAATCATAAAACATTAATGCGTTAGActagtacagtatgcaaaataaactagactagtacagtatgcaaaataaactaacaccggtATCCACAAGGTAATATAACAGTCACCAGATACTACTAAAAAACTATATAACCGAACAcatagacatcactcaacaccCACAAACACgaaacttcaaacacaaataaagaaacgcttccaccccctaaccctctaccctaatccgcatccttcATACCTtcttatcaagggtcatgtcccctgtcagctgtaactgctccatatcatgcctaatcacctccctccaatatttgtttggtctacctctaccccgcctaaaaccatccatagccagcgagtcacacctccgcactggagcatcagagcccctcctcatcacgtgcccgaagCAACGTAATCAAACTTCTAGCATCTTGTCCTCCATTGAAGCCAcccccaccttctcccgaataatctcattcctcactcTATCTTTTCTGGTATGGtcacacatccatcgcaatatCCTCATCTctgtcaccttcaacttttggatgtgtgAGTTCTTAACTAGACAACACTCTACTCCATATAGCATAGCcggtcggactgccactctgtagaacttacatTTAAGCTTTGTGGGGCAACTTCTTATCACATAAAGCTCCCAAAGCGAGCCTTCATTTCAACTACCTTGCCCCAATACGATGCAtaacatcctcgtcaatcttgccattgccctgaatcatagaccccagatacttgacaCTCTCCCTCCTCTGAATGGTCTGAGAGTCCAGTTTCACAACCATGCCTGCCTCCTGCGAtatatcactaaacttacacttcaaAGACTCCGTtttggtcctgctcaacctaaatcctttagactcaagggtctgtttCCAAATCTCTAACTTACCATTAACTCCTCTCTAAGTCTCGTCAATTAATAccatatcataagaaaataacatacaccaaggcatctttccttgaatatgtcgcgtcaatATATTGTAATAACCCAATTTTCTGGAACCAGAAcaccacatggtgctcatgatcccgaaggaccacaagctaaccctctactgatatctgtacctgaaaattgcataatatagataataaatgcaaaaattggTCATAAGgctcaaaatatctgaaaatactcaaaattgaaaactgaatactgatatatctgttcgaaaagcctctaaactgcctgaacagtggagttgatgggatatgtccccaactaactccatctactaaaaataactaaatctgatgcgataataaaataagaatcatcctggactgaagaggactcactgttacgtttactgctgctgactgggactgagatgctaagggtactctggatctcgttcctctgaacctatggtgtcaaataaaacaccatagcacaaatgcgttagtacgtgaatgtaccgagtatgaagatgaggcaaggctaaatgcaagggctcatgcatgaacaattacttaactgaataatcatgaaagtactgaatgagaacacatgcataaaTGCAcgaaccataactaaaatcatcatgaCTCGAAATAATGAAACTCTGATACTTTACTGCCATCTGAACttactactaatgcctgagatactgaacactgaatcatatgacactgataactgagtacttgagttgagattagtcttatctagcgagtgatatCGAAAActatgatactgaaactgattaactgaatctactcatatcaatgattgaattatgagttttctACTCACGACTGActgcatcggagatcaaacctctctaacggagggttccagaatctactatcaatgataagaaaagattatatttgagatcaaacctatctagcggaagatctctgaatctgataataagaatactcaactgaatttgagactgagatcaagcctatctagcaggtgatatctggatctgataatgagattactcaactgaatctgaaactgagatcaagcATATCTAGCAGgtaatctctagatctgataataagattgctcaactgaatctgagactgagatcaagcctatctagcgggtgatctctggatctgataatgagattactcaactaaatttgagaccgagaccaagcctatataacgggtgatctctggatttgataatgagattactcaataactTTATGTGTGATATCGGAATTATCAAGAAGACAAGAAAACACACTCAAAACAGTCAACAAATTTGAAGATTCAAGGACCGTTTAGAAACCACACTCgaattcaacaataacaacaacaatgacgAGATAAAAGGtgtgttttaacaccaaaacagccaaccCAAAGTaagattaacaacaacaatatgaagaccaaacaaacaacaacaaggatataacaatgACAACAAGTTACGGGTTACAATACTAGAACCAGAACACCAATGATTAGaacaaagtaaagatagaaagatagacaaacagagatgtaatattaacaacccaagaacTTATTctactcttggacctttaataccacACACAACATAAACCAATCTCTTGCGTGACCTCCAGGGAACTGaaatccccaagcaaccaactTTTCTAAGCAAGCTACCAACAAAAGGATTCAACCTtgccacaaggattccaccttgcaagATACTCTACGGTGCTCTCAAaacatatcatcaaagtctaaatgacaaaatgacctaattgttctatttataggctAGGGCAACACTTGTTacataaatgaccaaaaggcccttaatgagcccaAACAAAGGGGCTTGGTTTCTTGGACAACTTTGGAGTGTTAaaacttgttctctacacttcaaagcttctTCGTTAGTTAGGCAGCCCCACAAGCTCGAGTCTTTCCTCACGTCTTCATATCCCTGAGTGCTAAGATGTCTCTTTGACCCGTATCAATgtgggaccatgcctatctaatgggtggttCATgagtcaatggaactatctgagttccttactgagatagatgactgtatttgacagtcctgatttctgagttctttaatactgaaactgcaactgtgggtgtgctcacttaaccgacatgccccaaatctaaactgctggggtccaacctataaccccagttggaagggtgtcaatactgtgctacgggtaaagacctctctggtcaagcctctctaacgggtgaccctcgcaggaagtcaagcctaaggcagtataatagtcaagcctatctagcgggtgacaagCCTTTTCTAACGGGTAACTCCTGCATCttgcgctggctacgtagttttggagttcaggaattgctcctaacgactctgcctctctaacgaggagccgccatccctggacttgctcggtgctagctcctactcccaactgaaagactctgaattgattcttagctgaacttaaactgagctgaatctgttactgatcatatttctcgactgagttaagctgaattcacttggttccgtatctgacgaaatactactgaatctcatttttctaattgaacaatacagagctttgaatagattactcgattaCTACTGGGGTCTGAACTGAAcgcttgaatactactagatctgagctgagtacaaaactgaggctagattactagcgatactgagattactgagatttcttaatttCTGTATttgtctgagagtacagagttttataactcactgagttactgagaatcgtggcttgattgagattatcatgaaaactgaaatGGGCTCTAGATTGcatctaaattatcgggtataaatacccccaggactcgataacataaaattaaagcacaaccattcttgaattatcaaaaccatggacattcattcaccttCACAATTACTAAAACATCTCTTCaaacatttagaaatcataaacatgtgatagtatagggagacatgctattggctcatactctattcaacaaggtcttgcatcaaacacttaacatgcattaaataacacataattgggggatttcatgctaacatg comes from Capsicum annuum cultivar UCD-10X-F1 chromosome 2, UCD10Xv1.1, whole genome shotgun sequence and encodes:
- the LOC107859781 gene encoding HMG1/2-like protein, whose translation is MKGAKSKGKGDTKLGVRKKASESKKSKKAAKDPNKPKRPPSAFFVFMEEFRKSYKEKHPGNKSVAIVGKAGGDKWKQMSEAEKAPYQAKAEKRKADYQKNMDAYNKKLAAGDDADEDESDKSKSEVHDDDEDDDGSEEEDDD